In Paludibaculum fermentans, the genomic stretch AAGGCTCTATGGAGTTAAAGAAGCGCGAGGGCTACTTCTAGCCATGGAATCCACCCTCCTCCGTTTCACCGCCATCGGCAGCGTCGACGACGGCAAATCCACGCTCATCGGCCGCCTGCTCCACGACCAGAGCGCCGTCTACGACGACCAACTCGATTCCATCCGGCGCGTCTCCCGCGAAGGGCTGGACCTCGCCCTGATCACCGACGGCCTGCGCGCCGAACGCGAGCAGGGCATCACGATCGACGTCGCCTACCGCTACTTCTCCACGCCGCGGCGCCGCTTCATCATCGCCGACACTCCGGGCCATGAGCAGTACACCCGGAACATGGTGACGGGTTCCAGCACGGCCGATGTCGCGGTTGTCCTGATCGACGCCCGCCTCGGTGTCCTGCCTCAGACCCTGCGCCACACCTATCTCTCCTGGCTGCTCGGCATCCGCCGCATCTGCGTGGCAGTCAACAAAATGGACGCAGTCGGGTTCAACCAGTCCATCTTTGAATCCATTCGAGCCGCGCTGCTCCAGAAGACCTCCGGCCTGCCTGCCCTCGAACTCGCCTTCCTGCCGGTCTCCGCGCTTCAGGGCGACAACGTCGTCCACCGCGGCGCCAGCATGCCCTGGTTCGATGGCCCCACCCTGCTCGAATACCTCGAGACCGTTCAGCCCCCTCCGGCCCATCATTCCGGACTCCGCCTGCCGGTGCAGGCCGTCCTGCGCGGCGCAAATAGCGACCGCTTCTATGCCGGTCAGCTCTCCGGCGGCTCAGTCCAGCCCGGCGACCAGGTGTTGTTGCTGCCATCCGGCAAGTTCCAGCGCGTCGCTTCGGTCCGGCTGCGCGACGAGGCCCTCTCCTCCGCCGCCACGCCCATGTCAATCTCCGTCTCGCTCGACGGACATGTCGACCTCTCGCGCGGCGACATGATCGTCGACCCGCTCCATCCTCCGGCGTCCACGCGCCATCTCAAGGCAATCCTCTTCTGGATGAGTTCGGACCCGCTCAGCAGCAGCAAGGCCTACCTGCTCAAACACACCACCCAGACCGTCTGCGCCGAGATCACATCCGTCGACGCCGCCCTTGATGTCGCCACCCTCCGCTTCGAGCCCAGTTCAGCGCTCGGCCTCAACGACATCGCACGGGTCACCCTCGAAACCCAGCGGCCCATCTACTGCGATCCCTACACCGCCAACCGCGCTACCGGCAGCTTCATTCTGGTGGACCCGGTATCCAACGGCACTATTGCCGCCGGCATCATCGAATCAGCGGAACAGCCGGCCGGCCCTTCGACACTCAGCCGTCCTGGCGACCATGCGGGCGGGGTCCTCTGGCTCACGGGCCTTAGCTCCTCCGGGAAGAGCACCCTCGCCGTCGTCATTCACCAGCGCCTCAAGGACCTGGGTTACCGCGTCGAGATGCTCGACGGCGACATCGTCCGAAAACACCTCTCCAAGGGCCTCGGCTTCAGCAAGGAAGATCGTGACGAGAACATCCGCCGCATTGGCTTTGTCGCCGAACTGCTGGCCCGCAACGGAGTGGTTGCCATCGTCTCCGCCATCTCGCCTTATCGCGCCATCCGCGGCGAAGTGCGCGCGCGCATCGCCAACTTCATAGAGATCTATGTAAATGCGCCGCTTGCTATCTGTGAGCAGCGAGATGTCAAAGGGCTCTACCGCAGGGCCCGCACCGGGGAACTCAAAGGCATGACCGGCATCGACGATCCCTATGAGCCGCCTGTCGAACCCGAAGTGGAATGCCGCACGGACCTCAACGCCGTCGAAGCCTGCGTGGGCCAGGTGCTGCGCTACGCAGTCGACCGCCTGGACGGCCGCTCCGCCTGATCTCGCCTTACTGCACGTAGCCCAGCGACTTCAGCCGGTCCACCGCTTCCTGGCCCATCCCTAGCTCCTGGTCGCCCGGTTTGATGTAGTTCTGCTGCCACGTCCTCAGCAGCCGTTCCAATTGCGCCGCCTGCTCCGGCTTGCTGCCCTGCACGTCCCGCGTCTCATTGGGATCCGCCGCCAGGTCGTACAACTCCCGCCGGCCCTTCGTCGTCAGCACCATTTTCAGCCCGCCCAGGTAGACGGCCCGCTCCACATCGATGAACCGCTCCTCCACGCCCCACTTCTGCCACAGCGCATACGACTCCGCATACACCGGCCGCGCCGCAAGCTTGTCGGCTTTGCGCAATGTGATCCCCGCCAGCCGCCGCGGCACCGGCGCGCCCAGCACGTCCAGCACGGTTGGAAACAGGTCCACCAGGCTCACCGTCACCGCTACGTCCTGCCTCGCCTTCTGCCCCGGATACTTCACAATCAGTGGCACATGCACCTGATCCTGGTACACCGATACCCCATGCTCCATCAGCGACCGCTCGCCAAAGACCTCGCCGTGGTCCGCCGAGACGATAATCAGCGAGTTGTCGAACAGCCCATTCGCCCGCAACATCTGGAACAGCCGGCCCAACTCGTGATCCACATACGCGATCCCGGAGTCGTAGGCAGCCACCAGTTCTTCCCGCTCCTGGGGCGTCACCACCCGCTTCTCCTGGTCCACAAGCTTCACGATTTCGTAGAACTCCGCGCTGGTCCGGTCCTTGGTGGGTGTCATGAACCGGTTCTTGAAGGGCGGTGGCGGGTTGTAGGGCCAATGCGCGTCCATCAGGTTCAGGAAGAGGAATTCCGGCCGGCCACGCTTCCACTTGGGCAGCAACTTACCCACCTCGTCGGCGATCTTAGCGCCCGGCACATAGGGCGTGTCCGCACCACTGATCCCCATCAGGTGGAGCCGCGTCGAACGCAACACGGAAGGCATCCGGCTGGTCTCCAGCGATACCGGAGTCGTTGGAACCCGGTACAGGTCGAACCCGCGCCCGAACCCGATCTCGGGAGCCAGGTAGGCTTTGTTCGCCACTATGGCGGCCGTCCGGTAGCCATAGTGCTGCAGGGTCTCGGCCAGCGTCGGCGCCGATTGAGGAATGTGCCCCAGCCGCACGTCCGGATAGTCATACCGCACACCGTGCCGCAGTGCGTAGAGGCCCGTCATCATCGTCGCGTGGCTGGGCGCGGTCCAATCCGCCGCCGAAATCGCGCCGCTGTATACCGTCGCCTGCCGTGCAAATTCCTCCAATTGCGGGGTCGTCTGCCTTGGATACCCGTACAGGTGCAGATGGTCCGCCCGCACCGTATCCAGGGTGATGAGAATGACATTCGGACGCCCGGCCTGTGCGCCTTCCGCCGGCGGTCCCGGCAGCGACACCCGGGCCCTCAGCCCAAACCCCAGCACCACCGCAGCCGCCACAATCCACACCGATGCAGTCACCGCGAATCGCGAACCCCAGCCCGCCGGCTTGCCCCGGAATAGCAGCCACGACAGGGCCAGCACGGCCAGAAACGCGAGCGACGAAAACGAAATCTGGACCAGCGCATTGCCCTTCGGCAGGACGTAGAAGTACATCCAGGGCCGCAGCAATACAGCGACCGTCAGCGTCACCGGATTCATCAGGAACCAGGTCCAGCGCGACCACCGTGCGCTCCACCCGGCCACCAACCCCGCGGCAATCAGCCCCGCCGGCACCGCCAGCGCCAGCACTGTCGGCACCAGCCCTTGCGACCGCCGCGCCAGCACATACCCGAACACCAGCAGCACCGTGAGGCCGGCGCTGCGCGTCATGCGTGCTTCCGCCTCTTCCGCGTTCCTGGGCTGCCCGGCCAGAAACCAGATCCCTGCGCCCGCCGCCGACAACAGCGGACCGCAGACCAACCAGACCAACAGAGCCTCGACGCCCGCCAGCCAGTACTCCGGGTAGGGCACCGTGCCCTCCGGCCGCAGCCACTCCGAAACCGCATCCGCCAGCGCATACTCCACCGCACCGTAGAAGGCCCAATACACCAGGCCCCACCACAATGCCCTGCGCCAGTAGAAAACCGCCGGATTCATCGCCTGTCCCACCTCAGAACACCACACCGAAGCGCCGTTTCAACAACAGCGCCACCGGCATCGAAATCAGCATCAGCGCCCAGAGCCAGTGCATCGACAGACCGAACAGCGGCACTTCAGCGGACGGGTACTCAATCTCGGCCCATTCCACCCGGCCATCCGGCAGCCGGCTCTCGCCCGGATGCAACCAGAGACTCATCGCGGCAGCCACCCGCCGCGCATCCACCGGACGCCGCCGCCCGCCAGTCTCAATCCGTTTCTCCACCTGGCCCCAGGAAAACTCCGCCCGCAGGATTCCGGCGCTCTCGCCAGTGGCCCGGATCCGCCACACTACGCTCTGCTCAGCTTCCACCCGGACCGCCGGCGTCTCTACTTCGATCCCCGCGGGCGCAACCAACCGGGGCGTACTGCCGCCCGTATCCACGGGCCGGTCCAGATGGACCGTAAACAGCGCCGTCTCCCCGATCTTCAGCGGACTCTGCCCGTAATACCGTTCCATCTGCGCCAGCAGCGGCCACAGCGCGACGCTCGCGCAAGCAATCGGGACAGCCATCCAGAACAGATACCCGGCATTGGCCAGTAAAAGCCTTCCCTGCGCTCCAAACACCAACGCGGGCTCGTCCGAGAACAGCCGCATCTCCATCAGGTACGCGCGCAGCAGACTCTTTGAACGCTCAATCCGCTTCGGGCTCGACGTATGCCGGAATACGAACAGCATCACCAGCGCGGCCGACACGGCCAGCGGAGTCATACTCACCCAAGGCGGCAGCCCGCCCGTCAACGCCGCATAGGCGTCGAACAGGCGGCTCAAGCCGAGATTGATCCACTCCACCAGCATGAATCCGCGCTAATCCAGGTAACCCAGGCCCTTCAACTTCTTCGCGATCTCCTCGTCGGAATCAGAGGTCTCGATGCGGGCCAGTTCGCGCTCCAGCACGTGCTCCACAAACTCCTGCACCGACGAATACCCGCCCGCCTCCGCGCATCGCTTGACCCGCTCCGCGAGCTCTTTCTTCAGCTTGATCGAGGTTGAAAACATAACAATTTCCCCAGTCTCTCAGAACATCGGATGGCCCGTCATCGCCGCGGGCACCGCCACTCCGAACTGTTTCAGGATCGTCACCGGCACGTCGCGCAGATGTGGTTTCTCCAGCGCCGGCTTCCGGTTTGTGAACAGTACGCCCGGCACAAACTCCGGATCGATGCAGTGATCCGCCAGCCACGCCTCTTCATTTGGAACGATGATCCGTTCCGGCACCGCGCCCAACGCGGTCTGCCAGCTCGCCCGGTAGCCCGGCTCGTACCCCACCACCAGATCCGGCGCGTAGCCCGGCAGCTTGCCCGTCGCCACCTGCGCCGCCGTGTAGACCGCCTTCACGACAGCCTTCCCTGTCTGCGGATCCCTCAGCGCCAGCAGGCGCTCGCTGATCTTCCGCAACACCGCCTGGCTATCCTCACCCGGAGCGACCGCCCCATTCGGCTCCCGGCCCGCCAGGTTCAGGTAGATCTCGTTGAGCCCCAGGGCGTAAGCCTGTGTCCGCGACCAGTCGACATTCGCGAACAACTCCTCATCCCCGCGCTTGCTGCCGTCGATCAGCTTCAGCAGTCCTTCCTGTTCCAGCCAGGAATTCAGGTGCACCGCCCGGTCGAACGTCGAGAAGCCGTGATCCGACATCACCACCAGCGTCCCATCCGAACCCAGTTTCGCCATCGCCAGCCCCACCGCTTCGTCGACCCGCTGATAGATCCGGGCCAACTCCTCGTCATAGCGGCCCCACAGCACGTGCGCGTGCTGGTCGATGCTCGAAAAGTAGTAGAACATCAGCCCATCTTCATACCGGTCCAACTCATGACGAAACAAAGCCATGTTGTCGTCCAGCACCTGCCCGGCCTGCTGCAGGAACTCCGCATGGCTCAGCGAGTGCGCGCGCAGCGCCGACGTATCCTCGGCGATCCCCTGCGTGTAGAAAGGACCCACCGCACCAGCCAGCGTCCCGCTGAACTCCTTGGGCGTGGAGATGGGCAGGGCCGGTTCCCGTGGATCCATATTCACGGGGCTCAGGTAAACTTCCAGCGAAGGCGTCACCCGGCGCAGCAGAACCCTCGCGATGCCGCGCGCCTTGGCCGCCGGACCCAGCAGCGAAAACTCCAGCCGGAACCAGGGTGACCACTCCCCGGCGCGGAGCGCAAACCGTTGCCCGCCGGCGGAAATCAAGGCCGTACCTGTACCCTCGTCCACATCCACGGTCAGTTCGGCCGTCGAGAGTGGATGGCTGCGCCGGAATCCGTTCACCGGCCCCTCCACCGTCAACACCGCGCGCCGCCCCTGCATCTTCACCGGAACAATCCGGCCGCCTGGTACCGTCCGCTCTACCGCCCCTAGCTCAGACGTGAACGTCGTGAATGTCCCGTAGCCGCCCTGCAGGTCCGGCGTACCCATGCCCGCCAGGCTCTCCCCCGGAAACTCGACCGGAGGGAAGTTCACCGGCATGCGCAGGATCCGCGCCGGCACCCCGTGCGCGCCCAGCAGAGTCCAGAACGCCGCCCCCTGCCGCAGGTTGCGCACCTGGCCGGATTCCAGCGGCAGGATCCACGGCCCCAGCGCGAACGTGCGCCGGGCCTCCAGCACTTCCGCCATCGAAGAGTAAGGCGTAATCGTCGCCGCGTCCCTGTGTACGAAGTCGAAGATCCCGTGCCCGCCCGGATCCAGGCCCGTAATCACGGCCGACCAGGCCACCGGGCTCTGCGGGGGATTTGTCGTCGCCAGGCGCTGGAATCCACCCTGCCGCCGCAACCGGTCCAGGTTCGGCAGCAGCGCCCAATGCTTCTCGACAAAGACCGGATCCATGCCGTCCACGCCCAGCACAATCATCCGCGGATGCTTCGCTCTTTCTTTGGGCGCACTGCAACCCCAACAGCCCAGGACCACCGCCAACAACAGCCAGCCCGGTCTCATCCCTGCGCCTCGGGCACCACACCGAATACAGCCGTCCCTTCCATCCACGCCGGCTTCGCCACGCCAAACAGGTGCAGCGCCGTCGGAGCCATGTCCTCAATCCCCGGATCCATCGCGTCCACCGCACGGTTCGAGAACAGCACACCCGGCACCAGCACCGGATCGATACAGTGATCGCCGCTCCACGCCTTCGTGTTATCCGAGAAGATCTCTTCGCTGGTCTTGCCCAGCGCCGCGTCCCACGAACTGCGGTAGCCGTCGCTGAAGCCCACAATCAGATCCGGAGCCGCATTCAAATAGGGCCCTTTGTAGATCTTCCCCGCCGTGTACACCTGCTGGATCGCCACCGCGCCATCCGCCGGATCGCACAGCCCGCGCAGCTTCTCAGTCAGCTCCCGGCACAACTCCGCCGTCTCCGCGCCGCGCTCGACAACGCCGTTCGATTCCCGGCCCTTCTGGTTCACATACACGCCGGCCAGCCCGAAGGTGTAAGCCCGCGTCCTGCTCCAGTCGATCCCTCGCAGATACGCGCCGTCGCCTTCATAGCCCGGCTGCATCGCCAGGTAGCCGTTGTCGCGCAGCCAGGCGTTCAGGTTCACCCCGCGCCGGAATGCCCGGAACCCGTGATCCGACAACACGAAAATGGCGGTTTTGTCATCCACATAGCGCATCGCCCGGCCCACCAGGGCATCCATCCGCTGGTACAACTGTTCGATCACCGCCGTATGCCGGCCCGCCGGCAGGCGCCCGTCGAGGTGACGAAAGAACATGTGTTGCACCCGGTCGCTGGTATCAAATACACACGCCACCACGCCGCGCTTGGTGCGGTCCAGCGCATTGAAGAACATCGCCTCCCGTTCTTCCTGGATCGAATACGCCTGCGACAGGAACGCGTCCTCGTCAATCACGCCTTCGTTCAACGCCCAGGTATCTTCGGCCATGCCGACTGTCGCATAGCTGCCCAGCAGCTTCGCCAGATACGTCGCGTAGTACGACGGGTGCGAGATGGGCAACGCCGGATTCTCGGGATCAATATTGATCGGCGTCACATACAGGCTGAACTCGGGCGTCGTTTCCGTGATCATCACCCGGGCAATGCCGCGCACCTTCACGCCCAGCGCCGCTGGAAACGCCAATTGCAGCCAGGGCGAATACTCATCCGGCTTCAGCGCGTGCTTCTGCCCGTCGATCTCCAACTCATACGCGCCACCGCGGGGCCGCAGTTCAAAGGGCAACTGCATCGCCGCCCCGCCCTCCACCAGTGAGTTCGCGGGCCCCCGCAGCACGCCGCGCAATCCCTCACCCGAGCGCTCCAGCGGATACCTGCTTCCGCTCTCATACGTAGCCTCGGCCACGCGCGTCGTGAACTGCGTAAAGCTCCCCTGTGTGCCCAGCAGGTCCGGCGTGCACATCGCCGACAGCAACCGGCCATTGAACTCTTCCGGCGGAAACGTGATCGGCACCCGCAGGATCGTCGACCCGATGCCGTGTTCGCCCAGAATCTTCCAGAACGTCTGGCTCTTGCGCCGCATCTCCACCATCGGGTTCGACAGCGGAATCCGGAAGCGGCCCAGCTTCAGGACCTTCGCCGGACCGGATACGCGCGAACTCGACAGCTCCGGCAGATACGACTTCAAATTGCGGTTCAGGAAATCGAAGATGTTGTGGCGCGCCGGATTCACACCCGTCGCAAACGTCGACCACGCGACGGGCGAAAGCGAGGGGAAAGTTGTTCGCAGGCGGCGGTAGCTGCCCTTGTCGCGCAACGCCGCCAGGTTCGGCAACTTGCCCTCGGCCATGAACCGTTCGGTCAGCACCGGGTCCAACCCATCCAGGCCCAGGAAGATCAGCTTGCGGACCCGCGCTTTGCGATATCCTTGCCGCCGGCGAACCAGGCTCCAGACCAGCCGCACCGGCCAGGCCACCAGGGACAGCAAGGTGAGGAAAAACGCCGAGATCATCGCCAGCAGCGAGCCCATGAACGCGAAGCCCGCGCCCGGCCCGACATAGGCGAACCCCCACCCGGCGCCCGGCATGGGCGGCGGCGCACACACCGCGGCCACAGCCAGGGCCAACAGGATCCAGGTTGCGGTCGAACTGCTGAGCCTGCGGGCCGGCGCCGGGATCAACCCGCGCCGCCTCATCATCTCAGCTTGCCCTCGACAAACGGCACTTCGAACACCTTCTCATGGAATATCGGACCGTGGCCGAAATAGCCATCTTCCCCGAACAACTCGCCATGATCCGCCGTGATCGTGACATAGGTGTTCTTCGGCAGCAGGTCGAACATCTCTTCCACGACATTGTCGATATACTTCACAGCCTTGATCTGCCGCGCCTGCAATTCCGCCAGCTTCTTGTCATCGAAGAACTTGTCCTTCTTCTTCAGCAACTTGCCGCCCACCACCTCGTCATCCAGGTGTTTGAACACACCGTGCACACCGGAGATGCGCGGCCATTGGTCTGGCGGCTCCTGCGGCAGCGCGTACGGGTAATGGGTCTCCCCGACGTTCAGGATGTAGAAAGTGGGCTGCTCTTCGTGGAACCGCAACTCATGCACCATGGCCCGCATGTCATTGTGCTTGTCCATCAGGCGGTAGCTGTCGAAGCCTGTATTCAGCGGAGTCTTCGGATTCAACACCGGCAGCGACACCATCGCGTGCGTCTTGTAGCCCAGGGAGTCCTTCAGAAACGTTGGCAGGTTCAGCCGGGGCA encodes the following:
- the cysC gene encoding adenylyl-sulfate kinase; translated protein: MESTLLRFTAIGSVDDGKSTLIGRLLHDQSAVYDDQLDSIRRVSREGLDLALITDGLRAEREQGITIDVAYRYFSTPRRRFIIADTPGHEQYTRNMVTGSSTADVAVVLIDARLGVLPQTLRHTYLSWLLGIRRICVAVNKMDAVGFNQSIFESIRAALLQKTSGLPALELAFLPVSALQGDNVVHRGASMPWFDGPTLLEYLETVQPPPAHHSGLRLPVQAVLRGANSDRFYAGQLSGGSVQPGDQVLLLPSGKFQRVASVRLRDEALSSAATPMSISVSLDGHVDLSRGDMIVDPLHPPASTRHLKAILFWMSSDPLSSSKAYLLKHTTQTVCAEITSVDAALDVATLRFEPSSALGLNDIARVTLETQRPIYCDPYTANRATGSFILVDPVSNGTIAAGIIESAEQPAGPSTLSRPGDHAGGVLWLTGLSSSGKSTLAVVIHQRLKDLGYRVEMLDGDIVRKHLSKGLGFSKEDRDENIRRIGFVAELLARNGVVAIVSAISPYRAIRGEVRARIANFIEIYVNAPLAICEQRDVKGLYRRARTGELKGMTGIDDPYEPPVEPEVECRTDLNAVEACVGQVLRYAVDRLDGRSA
- a CDS encoding sulfatase, which gives rise to MNPAVFYWRRALWWGLVYWAFYGAVEYALADAVSEWLRPEGTVPYPEYWLAGVEALLVWLVCGPLLSAAGAGIWFLAGQPRNAEEAEARMTRSAGLTVLLVFGYVLARRSQGLVPTVLALAVPAGLIAAGLVAGWSARWSRWTWFLMNPVTLTVAVLLRPWMYFYVLPKGNALVQISFSSLAFLAVLALSWLLFRGKPAGWGSRFAVTASVWIVAAAVVLGFGLRARVSLPGPPAEGAQAGRPNVILITLDTVRADHLHLYGYPRQTTPQLEEFARQATVYSGAISAADWTAPSHATMMTGLYALRHGVRYDYPDVRLGHIPQSAPTLAETLQHYGYRTAAIVANKAYLAPEIGFGRGFDLYRVPTTPVSLETSRMPSVLRSTRLHLMGISGADTPYVPGAKIADEVGKLLPKWKRGRPEFLFLNLMDAHWPYNPPPPFKNRFMTPTKDRTSAEFYEIVKLVDQEKRVVTPQEREELVAAYDSGIAYVDHELGRLFQMLRANGLFDNSLIIVSADHGEVFGERSLMEHGVSVYQDQVHVPLIVKYPGQKARQDVAVTVSLVDLFPTVLDVLGAPVPRRLAGITLRKADKLAARPVYAESYALWQKWGVEERFIDVERAVYLGGLKMVLTTKGRRELYDLAADPNETRDVQGSKPEQAAQLERLLRTWQQNYIKPGDQELGMGQEAVDRLKSLGYVQ
- a CDS encoding ribbon-helix-helix protein, CopG family, translated to MFSTSIKLKKELAERVKRCAEAGGYSSVQEFVEHVLERELARIETSDSDEEIAKKLKGLGYLD
- a CDS encoding alkaline phosphatase family protein; this encodes MRPGWLLLAVVLGCWGCSAPKERAKHPRMIVLGVDGMDPVFVEKHWALLPNLDRLRRQGGFQRLATTNPPQSPVAWSAVITGLDPGGHGIFDFVHRDAATITPYSSMAEVLEARRTFALGPWILPLESGQVRNLRQGAAFWTLLGAHGVPARILRMPVNFPPVEFPGESLAGMGTPDLQGGYGTFTTFTSELGAVERTVPGGRIVPVKMQGRRAVLTVEGPVNGFRRSHPLSTAELTVDVDEGTGTALISAGGQRFALRAGEWSPWFRLEFSLLGPAAKARGIARVLLRRVTPSLEVYLSPVNMDPREPALPISTPKEFSGTLAGAVGPFYTQGIAEDTSALRAHSLSHAEFLQQAGQVLDDNMALFRHELDRYEDGLMFYYFSSIDQHAHVLWGRYDEELARIYQRVDEAVGLAMAKLGSDGTLVVMSDHGFSTFDRAVHLNSWLEQEGLLKLIDGSKRGDEELFANVDWSRTQAYALGLNEIYLNLAGREPNGAVAPGEDSQAVLRKISERLLALRDPQTGKAVVKAVYTAAQVATGKLPGYAPDLVVGYEPGYRASWQTALGAVPERIIVPNEEAWLADHCIDPEFVPGVLFTNRKPALEKPHLRDVPVTILKQFGVAVPAAMTGHPMF
- a CDS encoding alkaline phosphatase family protein yields the protein MMRRRGLIPAPARRLSSSTATWILLALAVAAVCAPPPMPGAGWGFAYVGPGAGFAFMGSLLAMISAFFLTLLSLVAWPVRLVWSLVRRRQGYRKARVRKLIFLGLDGLDPVLTERFMAEGKLPNLAALRDKGSYRRLRTTFPSLSPVAWSTFATGVNPARHNIFDFLNRNLKSYLPELSSSRVSGPAKVLKLGRFRIPLSNPMVEMRRKSQTFWKILGEHGIGSTILRVPITFPPEEFNGRLLSAMCTPDLLGTQGSFTQFTTRVAEATYESGSRYPLERSGEGLRGVLRGPANSLVEGGAAMQLPFELRPRGGAYELEIDGQKHALKPDEYSPWLQLAFPAALGVKVRGIARVMITETTPEFSLYVTPINIDPENPALPISHPSYYATYLAKLLGSYATVGMAEDTWALNEGVIDEDAFLSQAYSIQEEREAMFFNALDRTKRGVVACVFDTSDRVQHMFFRHLDGRLPAGRHTAVIEQLYQRMDALVGRAMRYVDDKTAIFVLSDHGFRAFRRGVNLNAWLRDNGYLAMQPGYEGDGAYLRGIDWSRTRAYTFGLAGVYVNQKGRESNGVVERGAETAELCRELTEKLRGLCDPADGAVAIQQVYTAGKIYKGPYLNAAPDLIVGFSDGYRSSWDAALGKTSEEIFSDNTKAWSGDHCIDPVLVPGVLFSNRAVDAMDPGIEDMAPTALHLFGVAKPAWMEGTAVFGVVPEAQG
- a CDS encoding sulfatase-like hydrolase/transferase, producing the protein MAQSPTARKAQNNYLLIILDSCRYDSFVRARPKVMRSLGKVEKRWSYASWTSPSHYNLLMGLLPHTSPKHVYASEYYKHDILRYNERLGAEDISFRSLVPRLNLPTFLKDSLGYKTHAMVSLPVLNPKTPLNTGFDSYRLMDKHNDMRAMVHELRFHEEQPTFYILNVGETHYPYALPQEPPDQWPRISGVHGVFKHLDDEVVGGKLLKKKDKFFDDKKLAELQARQIKAVKYIDNVVEEMFDLLPKNTYVTITADHGELFGEDGYFGHGPIFHEKVFEVPFVEGKLR